In Andreesenia angusta, the following are encoded in one genomic region:
- the mtaB gene encoding tRNA (N(6)-L-threonylcarbamoyladenosine(37)-C(2))-methylthiotransferase MtaB, with amino-acid sequence MKKVSFHTLGCKVNQYETEAMAELFTKSGYIIVNESEVADVYVINTCTVTSLSDRKSRQFMRRSKSKNPDSVLAVVGCYSQVSPEEVASMEEVDIILGTSDRSKIVELCEEFKSKKSRINLVRDIMEVKDFEEMGIEDTGGKTRAFLKIQEGCNQYCSYCIIPYARGPIRSRDIDSIVSEVESLAKNGFKEVVLTGIHVASYGKDLKSDISLIDVLERVNGIEGIERIRLSSIEPNVATDEFLKRYSSLEKACNHFHLSLQSGDDAVLKRMNRKYNTEKYYEGVERIRSYLPDVSFTTDIIVGFPGETDEEYRNSYEFANRVGFSRIHVFQYSPRKGTPAAEYKDQVAGPVKQERSKELIELGKEMSKHFNQNHVGQILKVLFEEKSKDIMGYIEGYTTNYIRVKVPGEISEYEGKIVGVKILSADEESVLGEIV; translated from the coding sequence ATGAAAAAAGTTTCGTTTCACACGCTAGGGTGCAAGGTAAATCAGTACGAGACAGAGGCCATGGCTGAGCTTTTCACAAAGAGCGGATACATCATAGTGAACGAGAGCGAAGTGGCTGATGTGTACGTCATAAACACCTGCACAGTTACCAGTTTAAGCGACAGAAAGTCCAGGCAGTTTATGAGAAGGTCCAAGTCAAAGAACCCGGATTCTGTGTTGGCCGTGGTGGGATGCTACTCCCAGGTCTCTCCGGAAGAAGTGGCGAGCATGGAGGAAGTGGATATAATACTTGGCACAAGTGACAGGTCCAAGATAGTGGAACTCTGCGAGGAGTTCAAGTCCAAGAAGTCCAGGATAAACCTAGTGAGAGACATAATGGAGGTAAAGGACTTCGAGGAGATGGGCATAGAGGACACAGGTGGCAAGACAAGGGCTTTTCTGAAGATACAGGAAGGCTGCAACCAGTACTGCTCCTACTGTATAATCCCGTATGCGAGAGGGCCTATAAGGAGCCGGGACATAGACAGCATAGTTTCAGAGGTGGAGTCGCTTGCCAAGAACGGGTTCAAGGAAGTGGTGCTCACAGGCATACATGTGGCCTCCTACGGAAAAGACTTGAAATCAGATATATCCCTTATAGATGTATTGGAGAGAGTGAACGGGATAGAGGGCATAGAGCGGATAAGGCTGAGCTCCATAGAGCCGAACGTGGCTACAGATGAATTCCTGAAGAGGTATTCTTCGCTTGAAAAAGCCTGCAATCATTTCCACCTTTCGCTTCAAAGCGGAGACGACGCCGTCTTAAAGAGAATGAACAGAAAGTACAACACAGAGAAGTACTATGAAGGTGTGGAGAGGATCAGAAGCTACCTCCCAGACGTCTCTTTCACTACGGACATAATAGTGGGCTTCCCGGGCGAGACAGACGAAGAGTACAGAAACTCCTACGAGTTTGCAAACCGAGTGGGCTTTTCAAGAATACACGTTTTCCAGTATTCCCCTAGAAAAGGCACCCCAGCGGCGGAGTACAAGGACCAAGTAGCCGGTCCTGTGAAACAGGAGAGAAGCAAGGAGCTTATAGAGCTTGGCAAGGAGATGAGCAAGCACTTCAACCAAAATCATGTGGGTCAGATTTTGAAGGTGCTGTTTGAGGAGAAGTCCAAAGATATAATGGGCTATATAGAGGGCTATACTACGAACTATATAAGGGTAAAAGTCCCAGGAGAGATATCGGAATACGAAGGGAAAATAGTCGGTGTCAAGATTCTGAGTGCAGACGAAGAATCTGTATTAGGAGAGATAGTTTAG
- a CDS encoding histidine triad nucleotide-binding protein, which produces MENCIFCKIVAGEIPSQKVYEDDTILAFKDIDPKAPVHTIVIPKAHIASLNEVDGDNLKDIAHLISKIPQIAKEQGVDASGYRVVNNIGRDGGQTVAHIHFHILGGRALQWPPG; this is translated from the coding sequence ATGGAAAACTGCATATTCTGCAAGATAGTGGCGGGAGAGATTCCATCACAGAAGGTATATGAAGACGACACTATACTGGCATTTAAGGACATAGATCCAAAGGCTCCGGTTCATACAATAGTCATACCGAAGGCGCATATAGCCTCGCTAAACGAGGTTGACGGCGACAACTTGAAAGACATAGCACATCTGATATCCAAGATACCTCAGATAGCCAAAGAACAAGGCGTAGACGCAAGTGGATATAGAGTTGTAAACAACATAGGGCGTGACGGCGGACAGACTGTAGCTCATATTCATTTTCACATACTGGGGGGGAGAGCGCTTCAGTGGCCTCCAGGCTAA
- the rpsU gene encoding 30S ribosomal protein S21, which produces MSEIKVGDSESLESALKRFKRQCARAGVLAEVRKREHYEKPSVKRKKKSEAARRKNSRTR; this is translated from the coding sequence ATGTCAGAAATCAAAGTTGGGGATAGTGAATCACTAGAGAGCGCCCTAAAGAGATTTAAGAGACAATGTGCTAGAGCAGGAGTATTGGCTGAGGTTAGAAAAAGAGAGCACTACGAGAAGCCTAGTGTAAAGCGTAAGAAGAAGTCTGAAGCTGCAAGAAGAAAAAACAGCAGAACCAGATAA
- a CDS encoding GatB/YqeY domain-containing protein, translating into MSLKDKLMDDLKTSMKSKDKVRKDVVTMVRSAVKQKEVDERVELDDQDIIEIISKQVKQKRDAIEDFKKGERDDLVQLTEDEVKILLEYLPEQLSEEELTELVKTAIAQVGATSMKDMGKIMSSLMPEIKGRADGSLVNKIAKDYLK; encoded by the coding sequence ATGTCTCTAAAGGATAAGTTAATGGATGACTTAAAGACGTCTATGAAGAGCAAGGACAAGGTCAGAAAAGACGTTGTGACTATGGTCAGATCTGCTGTAAAGCAGAAGGAAGTAGACGAAAGAGTTGAACTAGATGATCAAGACATCATTGAAATCATATCTAAACAAGTCAAGCAAAAGAGAGATGCAATTGAGGACTTCAAAAAAGGAGAGAGGGACGATTTAGTTCAACTAACTGAAGATGAAGTAAAAATATTGCTAGAGTACTTGCCTGAACAGCTTTCGGAAGAGGAGTTGACTGAACTGGTCAAGACAGCTATAGCCCAAGTTGGAGCTACTAGCATGAAGGACATGGGCAAGATAATGAGTAGTCTTATGCCTGAGATAAAGGGCAGAGCTGACGGCTCATTGGTAAATAAAATAGCTAAAGATTATTTAAAATAA
- a CDS encoding PhoH family protein, with product MLEKQLEVDGEYVSEIFGNYDENIELIEETLESNIALRGNTIKIIGSKESIELTEKLIQKLVDVMKSEGKITKQSLIYAMDLVVRGEGDKMKEILNDIICIAASGKTLKPKTLGQKRYIDNIRKNDIVFGIGPAGTGKTYLAMAMAVKAFRNKEVTRIILTRPAVEAGESLGFLPGDLQEKVDPYLRPLYDALFDILGAESYLKYKERGLIEVAPLAYMRGRTLESAFIILDEAQNTTTEQMKMFLTRLGNGSKAVVTGDITQIDLPPGKSSGLKQAERILKDIKGISFSYFDKTDVVRHRLVQDIIEAYEAYDKKKSMKSKES from the coding sequence ATCTTAGAAAAACAGCTAGAAGTGGATGGAGAATATGTATCAGAGATTTTTGGAAACTACGATGAAAATATAGAGCTTATAGAGGAAACACTTGAGTCGAATATAGCTCTCAGAGGGAATACAATCAAGATAATAGGCAGCAAAGAGAGTATAGAGCTGACTGAAAAGCTGATACAGAAGCTAGTGGACGTGATGAAGTCAGAGGGCAAGATAACAAAGCAGTCGCTCATATACGCTATGGATTTGGTGGTAAGAGGAGAGGGCGACAAGATGAAAGAGATACTGAACGATATAATATGCATAGCGGCAAGCGGCAAGACGCTTAAGCCTAAGACGCTTGGGCAGAAGAGGTATATAGACAACATAAGGAAAAACGACATAGTCTTCGGGATAGGGCCGGCTGGAACGGGGAAGACCTATCTTGCCATGGCCATGGCTGTAAAGGCCTTTAGAAACAAAGAGGTCACTAGGATAATACTCACAAGGCCGGCAGTTGAGGCAGGGGAAAGCCTGGGATTTCTTCCAGGAGATCTACAGGAGAAGGTGGACCCGTATCTCAGACCGCTTTATGATGCGCTCTTTGACATACTGGGAGCCGAAAGCTATCTGAAGTACAAGGAGAGAGGACTTATAGAGGTGGCTCCGCTTGCCTACATGAGGGGACGAACACTGGAGTCGGCTTTCATAATCTTGGATGAAGCCCAAAACACCACTACAGAGCAGATGAAGATGTTCCTGACCAGACTTGGAAACGGCTCCAAGGCAGTTGTTACTGGGGATATAACCCAGATAGACCTTCCGCCTGGAAAGTCTTCAGGGCTAAAGCAAGCAGAGCGGATCCTGAAGGATATAAAGGGTATTTCTTTCTCTTACTTCGACAAGACCGACGTAGTAAGACACAGACTTGTCCAAGATATAATAGAGGCCTACGAGGCTTACGACAAAAAGAAGAGCATGAAGTCAAAAGAGAGTTAA
- a CDS encoding HD family phosphohydrolase, whose amino-acid sequence MKLKRLRNYLDRRVATKGRVNQIAFMSILSAVLFTLVLLGMMPERIDVRVGDIAKEEIRATKEIVDEVTTEKYRLEAMESVEPRYRIDASIQIRVKNDIRRFFETLSNAQKELPENRESAIKMISEQDYVGLEPSELQVLLDSRPELLLTLESSIYEIVNQIMNIGATQEDIDYSKGNVESTFAGIGELDDSLKRIGPKIVNEKIVPNKFLDIETTNKEKEKAAEEVDPVVIKEGEIIVNRNEIVDQQSYELLKESGLLKEARKINYGLILGAIMITAAIEVVFGLYIYYFEKKVYEDRKLMVVIFIVAILVLLVSKSLSAVSGYLMPVATSSILLAILINARVSLLVNVLIGVLLGITESLDTSVMTMVFIGGMIGSFSSINTQQRSNIMTIGVAVALFNLISIAGFGIAGETEIKLLLTRMAYGTANGLLSAVLAIGSMPIWENIFGVLTPIKLLELMNPNQPLLKRLLTEAPGTYYHSILVGNLSENAAEAVGASSLLVRAGSYYHDIGKLKRPYFFKENQIGMENPHDKISANMSAVIITNHAKDGLEVAEDQPLPKEIKDIMLEHHGTTLVSFFYHKAMNEEGVNPNTVIESKFRYGGPRPQSKESAIVMLADSVEAAVRSIKEPSKEKISRMICNIVKGKMEDGQLDESGLTLKDISNIEKSFADTLLGIYHERIEYPSLDIAEIKEAK is encoded by the coding sequence ATGAAGTTGAAAAGGCTTAGAAACTACTTGGACAGAAGAGTGGCGACAAAGGGAAGAGTCAATCAGATAGCTTTCATGTCGATTCTAAGCGCCGTACTCTTCACACTTGTACTTTTAGGCATGATGCCTGAGAGGATAGACGTAAGGGTTGGAGATATAGCCAAAGAAGAGATAAGGGCGACTAAAGAGATAGTAGACGAAGTGACAACCGAGAAGTACAGGCTTGAGGCAATGGAGTCTGTAGAGCCTAGATACAGGATAGATGCCTCTATACAGATAAGAGTCAAAAACGACATAAGAAGGTTCTTTGAAACGCTTTCTAACGCTCAAAAAGAGCTGCCTGAAAATCGGGAAAGCGCTATAAAAATGATTTCAGAACAAGACTATGTGGGGCTTGAACCAAGCGAGCTGCAAGTTCTACTGGACAGCAGGCCGGAGCTTTTGCTGACGCTCGAAAGCAGTATATATGAAATAGTGAACCAAATCATGAACATAGGGGCTACACAGGAAGATATCGACTATTCGAAGGGCAATGTAGAGTCTACATTCGCCGGTATAGGAGAGCTTGACGACAGCCTCAAGAGGATAGGGCCTAAAATAGTGAACGAAAAGATAGTGCCCAACAAGTTTCTAGACATAGAGACTACAAACAAGGAGAAGGAAAAAGCCGCCGAAGAGGTGGACCCTGTAGTCATAAAGGAAGGCGAGATAATAGTAAACAGAAACGAGATAGTCGACCAGCAGTCCTACGAACTCCTCAAGGAGTCGGGGCTGCTGAAAGAGGCCAGAAAGATAAACTACGGGCTTATACTGGGTGCGATAATGATAACTGCGGCGATAGAGGTGGTTTTTGGCCTCTATATCTACTACTTCGAGAAGAAGGTCTACGAAGACAGAAAGCTGATGGTGGTAATATTCATAGTTGCAATACTTGTGCTGTTGGTGTCCAAGAGCTTGTCTGCTGTTTCAGGCTACTTAATGCCTGTGGCCACGTCATCGATTCTGCTGGCCATACTTATAAACGCAAGGGTATCGCTGCTTGTGAACGTGCTTATAGGAGTTCTTCTCGGGATAACTGAGAGCTTAGATACATCTGTTATGACGATGGTGTTTATAGGAGGCATGATAGGGTCTTTTTCTTCCATAAACACACAGCAGAGGTCTAATATAATGACTATAGGAGTTGCTGTCGCCTTGTTCAATTTAATTTCGATAGCTGGATTTGGAATTGCAGGAGAAACAGAGATAAAACTGCTGCTTACGAGGATGGCCTACGGAACAGCGAATGGACTGCTTAGTGCAGTTCTAGCTATAGGCTCGATGCCTATCTGGGAGAATATATTCGGAGTGCTGACACCTATAAAGCTACTTGAGCTTATGAATCCCAATCAGCCGCTTCTCAAAAGGCTTTTGACAGAAGCACCGGGGACATACTACCACAGCATTCTTGTAGGAAATCTCAGCGAAAACGCAGCGGAAGCGGTTGGAGCCAGCTCCCTTTTGGTTAGGGCTGGATCTTACTACCATGACATAGGAAAGCTAAAAAGGCCGTATTTTTTCAAGGAAAACCAGATAGGTATGGAAAATCCGCATGACAAGATAAGTGCCAACATGAGTGCCGTGATAATCACAAATCATGCCAAAGACGGTCTAGAGGTGGCGGAGGACCAACCTCTTCCCAAGGAGATAAAGGACATAATGCTAGAGCACCATGGGACTACACTTGTATCTTTCTTCTACCACAAGGCCATGAACGAAGAGGGAGTAAATCCGAACACCGTCATAGAGAGCAAGTTCAGGTACGGAGGACCTAGGCCGCAGTCGAAGGAGTCGGCAATAGTCATGCTTGCAGACTCGGTAGAGGCCGCAGTTAGGTCTATAAAAGAGCCGAGCAAAGAAAAGATAAGCAGGATGATCTGCAATATAGTTAAAGGCAAGATGGAAGACGGACAGCTTGATGAAAGCGGACTTACGCTAAAGGATATAAGCAATATAGAGAAATCTTTTGCAGACACGCTTCTAGGGATATACCACGAGAGAATTGAATATCCCAGTCTGGACATAGCTGAGATTAAGGAGGCAAAGTGA
- the ybeY gene encoding rRNA maturation RNase YbeY produces the protein MNIFINNEQDIVEIPEDINEAIESAVKAVLEQEKGETGYEVSISFVDDERIKELNRIYRGKDAPTDVLSFPLYEDEEIESLEKSLHMDIEELLGDVVISAQTAKRQAKSYGHSFKREVAYLVIHSMLHLLGYDHMEEDDKLLMRGKEKEAIKKIKIYKDGLN, from the coding sequence ATGAATATATTTATAAACAACGAGCAAGACATAGTAGAGATACCAGAAGATATAAACGAGGCCATAGAGAGCGCTGTGAAAGCTGTGCTAGAGCAGGAAAAAGGAGAGACAGGCTACGAGGTGAGCATAAGCTTTGTAGACGACGAGAGGATAAAAGAGCTGAACAGGATATACAGGGGCAAGGATGCGCCCACAGATGTACTTTCGTTTCCGCTTTATGAAGACGAGGAGATAGAAAGCCTTGAAAAAAGTCTTCACATGGACATAGAGGAGCTGCTGGGAGATGTGGTTATATCGGCTCAGACGGCAAAGCGCCAGGCCAAGTCATATGGACACAGCTTTAAAAGGGAGGTGGCCTACCTTGTAATCCATAGCATGCTTCATCTGCTAGGATACGACCACATGGAGGAAGATGACAAGCTTCTTATGAGGGGCAAGGAAAAAGAGGCTATTAAAAAAATAAAGATCTACAAGGATGGTTTGAACTAG
- a CDS encoding diacylglycerol kinase has protein sequence MKGKRIINSFNYAVAGIIQALKTEPNMKIHFIVAFIVLFMSLFFNFNRIEMLILFFTITMVIVSEMLNTAIEKAVDLVTKEYHPIAKIVKDIAAGAVLISSLNAIVVGYLLFFERISLYPGLLINRLRNSPIHLTFISIILVILLVVWIKTKTKTGTPFQGGFASGHSAIAFSVATAIAFMTDNALIMTLAYFLAALVAESRVESKIHYLREVIVGSVLGTLITIVIFQVIG, from the coding sequence ATGAAGGGAAAAAGAATTATAAACAGTTTCAACTACGCTGTAGCCGGGATTATACAGGCGCTTAAGACAGAACCTAATATGAAGATACATTTCATAGTGGCGTTCATAGTGCTATTTATGAGTCTGTTTTTCAATTTCAACAGAATTGAAATGCTGATACTTTTCTTTACCATAACCATGGTCATAGTCTCTGAGATGCTAAATACGGCCATAGAGAAGGCGGTGGACTTGGTCACAAAAGAGTACCATCCCATAGCCAAAATAGTAAAGGACATAGCTGCAGGGGCGGTACTTATATCGTCTTTGAATGCAATAGTTGTGGGCTACCTGCTGTTTTTTGAGAGGATAAGCCTTTATCCAGGACTTCTAATAAACAGGCTCAGAAATTCGCCCATACACCTTACATTCATAAGCATAATCCTGGTCATACTGCTGGTCGTATGGATAAAGACCAAGACGAAAACAGGAACTCCTTTTCAGGGGGGATTTGCCAGCGGACACTCTGCGATAGCGTTTTCTGTGGCTACTGCCATAGCGTTTATGACAGACAACGCTCTCATAATGACACTGGCGTACTTTCTAGCTGCACTTGTGGCAGAGAGCAGAGTGGAGAGCAAGATTCACTATTTGAGGGAAGTTATAGTTGGTTCTGTGCTTGGCACCTTGATAACCATAGTAATATTTCAAGTCATAGGCTAG
- a CDS encoding hemolysin family protein gives MSTTEIYVRGLILIALLLLSALFSGSETAITSITVSQIRKFKEEDEEAANILKEMKKSIGDILATILIGNNIVNIAATSIMTEMSIRLTAGNGNSTLITTVIMTVLILVVGEITPKTYATQNSLKVAKVVSKPLGFLSFIMKPILFVLQKITNTAVRMLGGEVGTFASFVTEEDIRSLVDAGEEEGVLKYQEKEMIQNIFDIDDLEVAEVMVPRIDVVAVSRDTGIKEILEVAIEHGYSRIPVYEETVDNIIGVLYAKDLLPLVLEDIEDGKDIEVVSLMRKTLFVPETKKVNHLLKELQQSKIHMAIVLDEYGGTEGLVTIEDILEEIVGDIFDEYDNEIDLVEKIGKDKYKVQGEISLEEVNEIFENDLPEEDFDSMGGYVFSMLGRVPIAGDIVKYKELEIKVLGVQNRRVTEVEIVKLEQEALEDEENEKN, from the coding sequence TTGTCAACTACTGAGATATATGTTCGGGGACTTATACTTATAGCATTGCTTTTACTTTCGGCCCTGTTTTCGGGTTCGGAAACGGCTATAACGAGTATAACTGTTTCCCAGATAAGAAAGTTTAAAGAAGAAGATGAAGAAGCTGCAAACATATTGAAGGAAATGAAAAAGAGCATAGGAGATATACTGGCGACTATACTTATAGGAAATAACATTGTAAACATAGCCGCGACCTCTATTATGACAGAGATGAGCATAAGACTTACTGCCGGCAATGGGAATTCCACGCTTATAACGACCGTTATAATGACGGTGCTTATACTTGTTGTAGGGGAGATAACTCCAAAGACTTATGCAACCCAAAATTCATTGAAAGTTGCAAAAGTTGTCTCTAAGCCACTGGGCTTTCTTTCTTTTATAATGAAGCCTATACTGTTCGTACTCCAGAAGATAACGAATACGGCTGTCAGAATGCTTGGTGGAGAGGTAGGCACTTTTGCTTCCTTCGTGACGGAAGAAGACATCAGATCGCTTGTAGACGCTGGAGAAGAAGAAGGGGTGCTCAAGTATCAGGAAAAAGAGATGATACAGAATATATTTGACATAGACGACCTAGAAGTGGCAGAGGTTATGGTCCCTAGGATAGATGTAGTTGCTGTTTCAAGAGACACAGGCATAAAGGAAATACTTGAAGTTGCAATAGAGCATGGATACTCCAGGATTCCGGTATATGAAGAGACTGTAGATAATATAATCGGAGTGCTCTATGCAAAAGATCTGCTCCCACTAGTGCTAGAGGACATAGAGGACGGAAAAGACATAGAGGTGGTGAGCCTTATGAGAAAGACTCTGTTTGTGCCTGAGACTAAGAAGGTAAACCACCTTCTCAAGGAGCTACAGCAGAGCAAGATACACATGGCAATAGTCCTAGACGAGTACGGGGGGACAGAAGGCCTTGTGACTATAGAGGACATACTGGAGGAAATAGTCGGGGACATATTCGATGAGTATGACAACGAGATAGACCTTGTAGAGAAGATAGGAAAAGACAAGTACAAAGTTCAGGGTGAGATATCGCTTGAAGAGGTGAACGAGATATTTGAAAACGACTTGCCAGAGGAGGACTTTGACTCCATGGGAGGCTATGTCTTCAGCATGCTTGGAAGAGTGCCTATAGCCGGAGATATAGTCAAGTACAAGGAACTGGAAATAAAGGTTCTAGGCGTTCAAAACAGAAGGGTCACAGAGGTTGAGATAGTCAAGCTAGAGCAGGAGGCTTTAGAGGACGAGGAAAACGAGAAAAACTAA
- a CDS encoding cytidine deaminase, translating into MDELEKSKIEELVKAALKAKEYSYSPYSKFAVGAAVLSGSGKIYSGCNIESSSYAPSLCAERTAIAKAVSEGEKSIEAVAVVGSSDYTFPCGVCRQVIREFGKEATVIVANSPEDYKVFSLEELLPHSFGPEDLEQRKVSKNDI; encoded by the coding sequence GTGGACGAATTGGAAAAAAGCAAGATAGAGGAGCTGGTGAAAGCGGCCCTTAAAGCCAAAGAGTATTCGTATTCGCCTTACTCGAAGTTTGCAGTTGGAGCCGCAGTGCTTTCGGGCAGCGGAAAGATATACTCAGGGTGCAATATAGAATCTTCATCCTACGCACCTTCGCTTTGCGCAGAGAGAACTGCCATAGCAAAGGCTGTGTCAGAGGGTGAGAAGAGCATAGAAGCTGTAGCTGTAGTTGGAAGTTCCGACTACACCTTCCCATGCGGAGTATGCAGGCAGGTAATAAGGGAATTCGGGAAAGAGGCTACAGTCATAGTGGCCAACAGCCCAGAGGACTACAAAGTATTCAGTTTAGAAGAGCTACTTCCGCACAGTTTTGGACCGG